The Electrophorus electricus isolate fEleEle1 chromosome 8, fEleEle1.pri, whole genome shotgun sequence genome contains the following window.
TGGGTGCTATACAGCTCTTCTGGGAGCCTAAACCGGAAAAGGTCCCCCAGGATCTTCTCAGTGCTGGTGAAGATCTGGTCAATGGTGGTGATGTGCTGGTCCGGGACTGCATATGCCTCTGGCCACTTCATAAAACAGTCCATGGCCGTGATGACATAGTGGTTCTCCACCATCATCACAGGAAATGGACCCAGCATGTTGACACCTACTCTCTTCATAGGCATCTGTAGTGTCTGCCATAGGCCCCACAGGCCAAGGCTGGCTGCAAAAAAGTAGTCCATCACATTCTGTAAGTTTGTCCCAGACAAAAGGGTAGAGGGCAAAAGGGTATGGCCTATAAGGTCTCATTTTCTATcagattttgtttctttcccacttgatttattcagtgttcttgtGCCTCTCTTCAAATCGATGAGCCTTCAGCAGTCGTCTGAAAGCATCTGTTGATCATTGACTGTGtttacaaaataacatttatttaagtgttatttaaaaataattttatttttgtgtagcCCCTCTGCAGAATtggttttaaattacatttgaaatagcatttaaaagtatttaaaaagtattaaatcTGATTTGGGGATGTCTGCAGCTACCATCAGCCCTCCACCATCATCTttctcatcttcatcatcatcacatatatcatttttatgcaacAAAAGGGCAATGATATTATGAAGAGACTAGAGACTTATACTCCTGTGGCGGTTAGCCTCCACATTGTAGCCTCAAGTAGACAGGTTTCAGCACATCTTAAACATTGATGTGAGACAAACATATCTTTGTAAACAGAGAGCCATTGTTTTCCaatattcaaaaaaaaaaaaaaccctctcacACCTATTTTGTATTCCCCATACAGAACACATCAACATCTTGACATTAacaacatgggggggggggggggggtgagactacaaacccaaacatataaatgtgaaatgtctGTAGGGGAGGTGATCAGAGTATTAAACTGTTTAGTTTGAAGATCTCCATTTGTAGTGGTCCTTAGTTGTCTGAAATCTTGGTGTTCACAGTTTTGTTGGATCCATGAATTCTACAGAGGGTAACCAAACTGATCACTGTCTCGAGTTTTCCTGTCCAGAGAGATCTGTATCTACAGCAGTGTATGTattcttgtatgtgtgtgctgtgactgTTGTTCTGCTGACAGTATGTGGGAACctgctcatcatcatctctatttgtcacttcaagcagctccacacaccaactaacatgctcatcctctctctggctgtgtcagactgtctggttgGACTATTTGTGATGccttttcattttatatggTTGATTGAATCATGTTGGATTTTTGGACACATTTTCTGTGTGCTGTTCAACTTTGTCAGTTTTCAGCTAACCAGCGTCTCTGTTGGTAATGTCGCTCTCATTGCCTTAGACCGCTATATGGCACTGAACCATCCATTTCTCTATTCAAAGGACATTTCATCAATGATTATACACACTCTTATATTTTTGATATGGTTCTTTTCATTATTATATAACTTTGCAATGTTTTATGTAGGTGGAAACTTCACAGATTTAATAATATGCCCTGGAGAATGCCCCTATGTTTTTGGTGAGAATAGCACCATAGTTGATCTACTGTTTGTAGTTATTATTCCATGTTCTCTTatggtaattttatatatacaggTGTTTGCTCTTGCTAGGAAACATGCCAATGCTATAAGAGAactcaatcaaaacaaaaatgtttacaaatgtgaCTCTATGAGgtctgagagaaaagcagccaaAGTTCTTGGcattctggtgtttgtgtttctggcCTGTTTACTGCCATACTATGTTTGCAGTGTCACAAGTGACTCATCTTACCTCatgataaataatgttttaatccTCTTCTATCTGAATTCTTCCATAAATCCTATAATCTATGCCTTATTTTACTCATGGTTCCAGAAATGCATAAAGCTGATTCTGAGCTGTAGAATCATGTACACAGATTGCtcttttgcaaatgttttaggAATTAACAAATGACTCAACCAAAATTAATGCATGTGGAAGGTGTTCAggaagagatgagagatgagaaCGTATGagcagatctttttttttagaaaaagccataattcatatatttttcattccacacacacccacccacacccacacacacacactcacacacacacactcactcacacacacacagacacacacacacactcacacacacacacacacacacacacacatatatatatatatatatatatatatatatatatatatatatatatatatatatatatatatatatatatatatgttactgTTTAAAAAGTTCTTGTCCTTCTCATCCTGAGTTGATTTTAACTTTAGCCCAGTTGTTGTTTTACTCTTGTTTGAAAAGTTTTTGCAGTGTGATAAATGGATCATAAAAACCTAACAATCTGTATGCCAGGACAGATGCAACTGACAGAGGTCCAAGATCTCCAGAGAAACCAGTTACAAATCTGGATCATACCCTCAAGTTTTGTATATCCCAGCTGAGTATTGTGCAATAAATGAATCTATTCACTCAAAATTGCCCCAGCAAGCTATCCTGTAGCTTTTTCAGTGATTCATTGTTATGATCGAGGAAAAGAGTTTTTCCTGGCATGACAAGGCCCAACTCTTGAAAGAACAAATACTGGCAGGTTTTTCATAAACTCTACTACAGCTTAAACACTAATCAACAGTGTTAAATGCAATAGGTTGCCCCCACCTGTTCTACACTTAAGAATGTATAATATACATAACTAGAACTGGAATACTATGTtttatattactgtattttatataagtataaaatatatttgcttaAAATGCAGCTCTCATTAGTTCTAGAGGTAAAGCCATACACATTAAAGCTTTATATCTTAAGTTTTGTATTCTTTATTGCTAATGTTACATagtattttctttctttgtataGTGGAGGTTGGGTTTTTGAGCTCTTGGGAGCTTTatgctgttattatttattatttattgttgttattattatgctgttattgtttattgttgtgtttcCTTTGTGGGCATGAATGATCCAGTCAGTCCATCCTGATTCACTCTGATAACACAGCCATCATCAGGTATATCAACAAAAGATGTTCCAAGTCCCCTACCCTCATACCAATCCTATATCAATTTACATGGATCTCTGTTAAACACCAATTTATCATTAAAGCTTCATACACACCCAGTCACTATGAAGCCCAAGTTTACCTTCACAATCCAGACGGCTCAGAATACCACCCTAAATGAAGTTCCTAAAATTGAATGTTTACTGGCTGAAGAGTTGTTTGAGAAGTTGGATATTAATACACATTTGAGTTGATTACTGAGTGCATCTACCAATAGGTTTTCAGTCCAATTGTAAAGTTATGTAGTGCTTGGTAATTATTTATTCAGGCACTAAATATTGGGAATGTAAGATTCTGTATATTTGTAGCAGTAATTTCAGTTAATCCTTGTTAATATGTTGCATGACTGGTTAGAGGTTGCTATTGATGGATAGCATGGTGAGAAGATTTAGAgtcatgtatgtgtattttattattggCAAGACACATAATGAGTTCGTGAATATGTGCCTGCTTGGGTTGTGTGagcattttttaatttgcctTTTGATAACTTTGTTTTAATTCCTTGTCTGCATACAAGTGCTGAGTTTGTGAACATGTGGTACCATGCTACATTCTGTACTGAAGAGTTTAACTTCGAACACATTGTTCTGTTGAGAACTACAAACACACTGCATCTCTCACACAACTGAGCAAAATGTTGCTTTTGCTGGTGATGTAATACACAGATCATGTAAATGATCATGTCTGTGAGGACATCAACCAGGTCTGCTGGAAATGCTCCAAGTACCCTTCAGGAAATGTCTATGCATTTCCCTTTCTATGGATTTACTCTGCTGAGAGTTGTCAGTCCGGTAGGGGGTGTGAGTAGTTTCCAAACCACACAAATATCAACACCGCCAGTGTCTCAGGCTTTAATTCATTTGGCTGTGAATTTAAGCTGTTACCATCTTACCAGTACTAATGCTGCTATcactaatgaaaaacaaatagagcaaaaataatttctttgaGCACAATTTAAATGATCAACTGCTGAATTACACAGATGAATCTTAACCAAACTGATCATTGCCTCAGGTTTTCCTGTCCAGGGAGATCTGTATCTACTGCACTGTATGTGTTATCATATGTGTCTGCAGCAGCTGTTGTTCTGGTAACAGTGTGTGGAAACctgctcatcatcatctctgtgtgtcacttcaagcagctctacacaccaactaacatgctcatcctctctctggctgtgtcgGACTTTCTAATTGGAGTTTTTGTGATCCCTGTTTCATTAATATGGATGATTGAATCATGTTGGCTGTTTAGTTcaatttactgtttgttttatatatcaATCTCATATATTCTCATAGGCACATCAATATATAATGTTGTTCTCATTGCTGTTGATCGGTATTTTGCTCTCTCTAAGCCTTTTCTATACAACAAAACAGTCTCTTCCAGCACAATGTGCTTTGTAGTTTCATGTAACTGGcttgtattgtttttttataaaacaGCAATTCAGTACTTCAATGGACGTTTTGCAAGTCTGGCAATGTGTCCTGGAGACTGCTTCTTAGTTTTGGATGAGGTCTGGTCTCTGGTTGATCTTCTGTTGACTTTTGTTTTCCCACTTTCTGTAATAGTTATATTGTATGTTCAAGTGTTTTTTATTGCCAAGAAACATGCCACTGCTATTAGAGAGCTTAATAGTCACACCAGGACTCAGACCTCAAAGAACATGTCAGactcaatgaaatctgagagaaaagcagcaaaagTTCTTGGTATTTTAGTGTCTGTATTTGTGGCCTGTTTACTTCCATACTTTGTTTACAACTTATTAGGTAATATTGAACTAgagccatttcagaaagtgttgTTGTTGGTACATCTTAATTCTGCCATTAATCCAGttatttatgctttgttttatccatggtttaggaGGTGTGTTAAGATCATTTTAACTCTTCACATATTCAACACTGATTCTGCATTGACAAATGTTCTTTTTGAATGAAATAGGCATTACAGGTTATACAGTACATAGGTTTTGTGGGCACTTATTTGATTGCACTTATTTGATTGCATTTGTTCACTCAAATTTGTTCAACTATAAACATCCTGATATCCTCTGAGCTCTACAATTATGAAATATAGATTGGACATTCTTGATGTTTATGTAGATTAGGTTTTTAGTGAACTTAAGAAtctaaaaatgcaaacattgcAGACATGACTGAAtactattataattaattataattgaTGAGTAGAAGGGTTGGTTGTTCCTGTGCATTTGACAGGACAGATGTCTTAATAACTTTCTCCCTGCCAATCAGAGCAATGATTGCATTTTGCAGGTTTCTCTTAGGTCATATAGCCAGAAATGAAATTTAAGCACCATCATCCGAACATGTTTAGCTGTTCTAAAACATTGCATGTATAAGTTACAATTTTGTCCTATGTAAAATTTGTCTATCACTGCAAAAGTCAAAAAAGCAATGCATAGCATTTAATGGACTAAAAACATAAAGCAATCCCTGAAAAGAAGCATAATGGTACTTGGACCAATCAAACTAGTTTATTCCCTGGTGTAGACTACCAAGCCCAGACCCCTAAAGGGAAGCATAATGGCACTTGGACCAATCATCTGTCATAAAAGTAGTAGGCTACCAAACCCAGCTTCACCAGTACAATATGGAATCCAGACTACTAGGGCTTCAACTGATGACTACAAACAGAAAACGTAGCCTACAAACAATTAGAGTCAATGCACATGTTAAGAGTGAGTGATTATAAAATATAGTTAGCCATTAGTTATTTATGATAATTCTGCCAACAATATTTTTTTGACGCTTTTCTTTGGTTTGGACATTGGTGGCAGTGTAAAGTTTTACTGTTATAATTGCTTCATATTcttcatattttatatgttttccacaaacaccacactttCATGTGCATGCTGATGTAGATTTATGAAAGATTGAGCACATGGAAGTGCAGGACGTTATTGAAGGCCAGGAGCTCAAATAAAAAAGAGGGTCATATTACAGTGTCAAAAAGTCTAAAATAATgtgaatgtttacatgtttgtgtgtgtgtgtgtgtgtgtgtgtgtgtgtgtgtgtgtgtgtgtgtgtgtgtgtgttggtagcTATCCAATacagtgcttttatttgtgactaagtaaaaattattttactttgtaaGTCTATGCCATTCCCAACACAATTCCCAATCTAAAACAATGTTAACCTAGTGCTTGTAGTATGACATATTGACATATACAATTAAtggataaaaatatattaaatgtttttaaagtaatacatttatttatcataaCTTTTTTGTTATCAATTATTGGATTAGGTCTCTGTCATTATTGTAATATAGAGTGAGGTAAAGCAGGATCCAAATGAGTGTGAAGATTAGGCTTTATCATAGAATTGAAATACATAGTCCGATATCAGGAACCCTGTAGAGACATATGTAGAGCATAGAACTATGGCTAAGACTCATAACAAGACATACATCTAAAGAGAtctaaatgacaaaaatga
Protein-coding sequences here:
- the LOC113592313 gene encoding trace amine-associated receptor 13c-like encodes the protein MNSTEGNQTDHCLEFSCPERSVSTAVYVFLYVCAVTVVLLTVCGNLLIIISICHFKQLHTPTNMLILSLAVSDCLVGLFVMPFHFIWLIESCWIFGHIFCVLFNFVSFQLTSVSVGNVALIALDRYMALNHPFLYSKDISSMIIHTLIFLIWFFSLLYNFAMFYVGGNFTDLIICPGECPYVFGENSTIVDLLFVVIIPCSLMVILYIQVFALARKHANAIRELNQNKNVYKCDSMRSERKAAKVLGILVFVFLACLLPYYVCSVTSDSSYLMINNVLILFYLNSSINPIIYALFYSWFQKCIKLILSCRIMYTDCSFANVLGINK
- the LOC113592308 gene encoding trace amine-associated receptor 13c-like gives rise to the protein MNLNQTDHCLRFSCPGRSVSTALYVLSYVSAAAVVLVTVCGNLLIIISVCHFKQLYTPTNMLILSLAVSDFLIGVFVIPVSLIWMIESCWLFSSIYCLFYISISYILIGTSIYNVVLIAVDRYFALSKPFLYNKTVSSSTMCFVVSCNWLVLFFYKTAIQYFNGRFASLAMCPGDCFLVLDEVWSLVDLLLTFVFPLSVIVILYVQVFFIAKKHATAIRELNSHTRTQTSKNMSDSMKSERKAAKVLGILVSVFVACLLPYFVYNLLGNIELEPFQKVLLLVHLNSAINPVIYALFYPWFRRCVKIILTLHIFNTDSALTNVLFE